One stretch of Pararhizobium qamdonense DNA includes these proteins:
- a CDS encoding IS630 family transposase, with translation MFDNPRLCAEIQLSIRTGKQSIRKVARDRGISRNTVKRILSSDLPRSYRRPEQPNSKFKGVVEHLRLTPGLMSCGTRATAKDIHQRLEKEQTLKCSYSTVCRAFRAVRSDDNCWDMALDQITSLNRKEATAFLRRITSLPKLAAWKRMFSADKSAAKTRINVDERNSEAVNWIRMVQNGHVRSENLGVALTASEVEKILGRIRGGGRRNSNKGIAVLAKARGLSARVVCQYLAISRNSFRSYNNRYEQQGIEALFLNRRRRLRKAEDETLKAALFSLLHEPPSKHGFNRTSWKMDDLTSALKSYGNPACPAVVREITKAAGYKWRKAKIVLTSNDPEFSAKLAKVQETLRSLRPEEAFFSIDEFGPFSIKSKAGRVLVPPGESPAVAQWQKSRGCLILTAVLELSTNQVSHFYSTKKNTDEMIKMMQVLIEEYRDRSRIFMSWDAASWHVSRKLNEAIETHNHDADLRRYPTVELVPLPASAQFLNVIESVFSGMAKAIIHNSDYGSTDDAIRAIDRYFLDRNGHFRDNPKKAGRKIWGRERVPAVFSASHNCKDPAFR, from the coding sequence ATGTTTGATAACCCGAGGTTATGCGCTGAAATACAATTGTCGATCAGAACCGGGAAGCAAAGCATCCGAAAGGTGGCCCGTGATCGGGGGATTTCTCGCAATACTGTCAAACGGATTCTGTCGAGCGACTTGCCGCGATCTTATAGAAGGCCTGAACAGCCGAATTCGAAGTTTAAGGGCGTTGTGGAACATCTGCGACTAACGCCGGGCCTCATGTCCTGTGGCACGCGAGCCACGGCAAAGGATATCCATCAGCGACTTGAAAAAGAACAAACGCTAAAATGCAGCTACAGCACTGTTTGTCGAGCCTTTCGCGCTGTTCGATCCGATGACAATTGCTGGGACATGGCATTGGACCAAATCACTTCGTTGAACCGAAAAGAAGCAACGGCATTTCTTCGCAGAATTACGAGCCTGCCTAAGCTGGCTGCCTGGAAGCGGATGTTCTCAGCAGACAAATCTGCGGCGAAAACCAGAATTAATGTAGACGAGAGAAACAGTGAAGCGGTCAATTGGATCAGAATGGTTCAGAACGGCCACGTTCGATCAGAGAACCTCGGCGTCGCTTTGACGGCATCGGAGGTTGAAAAAATTCTCGGCCGCATCAGAGGAGGCGGACGTCGCAATAGCAACAAGGGCATCGCTGTGCTGGCAAAAGCCAGAGGCCTTAGCGCAAGAGTAGTTTGCCAGTATCTTGCCATAAGCAGAAACAGCTTTCGATCCTACAACAATCGCTATGAACAGCAGGGCATCGAAGCTCTATTCCTCAATAGACGTCGCCGCCTGCGGAAGGCTGAAGATGAAACACTGAAGGCTGCATTGTTCAGCTTGCTTCACGAACCGCCATCGAAGCACGGCTTCAATCGAACTTCGTGGAAGATGGACGATCTGACGTCAGCCTTAAAGTCTTACGGAAATCCCGCTTGTCCGGCGGTAGTGCGGGAGATTACCAAAGCTGCTGGCTACAAGTGGCGAAAGGCTAAAATTGTTCTGACATCTAACGATCCGGAATTTTCCGCCAAGCTGGCTAAGGTTCAGGAGACGTTGCGGAGTCTGCGGCCGGAAGAGGCATTCTTCTCCATCGATGAGTTTGGTCCGTTTTCCATTAAATCGAAAGCCGGTCGAGTTTTAGTCCCTCCAGGAGAGTCTCCGGCAGTCGCCCAGTGGCAAAAGTCACGAGGTTGCTTGATCCTCACGGCCGTCTTGGAGCTGTCGACGAACCAAGTCTCCCACTTCTACAGTACGAAAAAAAACACCGATGAAATGATCAAAATGATGCAGGTTCTTATCGAAGAATACCGAGATAGGTCCCGCATTTTCATGTCTTGGGATGCCGCTTCCTGGCATGTGTCTAGGAAATTAAATGAAGCGATAGAGACCCATAATCACGATGCGGATTTGCGGCGTTACCCGACAGTTGAGCTTGTTCCGCTCCCAGCCTCAGCTCAGTTCCTTAACGTGATTGAGTCGGTATTCAGCGGAATGGCCAAGGCGATTATCCATAATAGCGACTACGGTTCGACCGATGATGCCATCCGGGCAATTGATCGTTACTTTCTCGATAGGAATGGTCATTTCCGAGATAACCCGAAGAAGGCTGGAAGAAAAATATGGGGTAGGGAGCGGGTGCCCGCGGTGTTCTCCGCGTCGCATAATTGTAAGGACCCGGCATTCCGATAA
- a CDS encoding LysR substrate-binding domain-containing protein → MSLPPLHAFRVFESVARLGNVSAAAAELHVTPGAVSQQIRALQVTLGVDLFQKRGRQLALTPSGSQLQRSVASAMDAIHTGVRQLSTHKFGGAQKQALTISIPQVHGVAWLATRLFTFMEESPNFQLKVLTSSLFHDVDWRKTDVAIVYGMPPWPGFWWRLLHGIRMTPVCSPQLLRGANAIRHPSDLAYHRLLHEDDGSQWRRWQAEAGVPYAGESDVHFDDFGIVLQAARDGFGVALSDEVVSARDLNEGRLVQPLQLSVPALHNYYCICAETRRETVEVTSFINWLIEEAAMP, encoded by the coding sequence ATGTCGCTGCCACCCCTTCATGCATTTCGTGTCTTTGAGAGCGTCGCGCGGCTCGGCAATGTCAGTGCCGCTGCGGCAGAGCTTCATGTGACGCCTGGTGCTGTCAGCCAGCAAATCCGCGCTCTCCAAGTGACGCTTGGCGTCGATCTTTTTCAGAAACGCGGGAGGCAATTGGCTTTGACCCCAAGCGGAAGCCAGCTCCAGCGCTCGGTTGCAAGTGCCATGGACGCTATTCACACCGGGGTGCGCCAGCTCTCCACGCACAAATTTGGCGGAGCACAAAAGCAGGCGCTAACCATTTCGATCCCGCAGGTTCATGGCGTTGCCTGGCTTGCCACCCGACTTTTTACCTTCATGGAGGAGAGCCCCAATTTCCAGTTGAAGGTACTCACCTCCAGCCTGTTCCACGACGTGGACTGGCGCAAGACCGATGTTGCGATTGTTTATGGCATGCCACCGTGGCCGGGCTTCTGGTGGCGCCTGCTTCACGGAATCCGGATGACGCCAGTTTGCAGCCCCCAGCTATTGCGTGGAGCAAACGCCATCCGACACCCTTCCGATCTCGCCTATCATCGACTGCTGCATGAGGACGACGGTTCGCAATGGCGGCGTTGGCAGGCTGAAGCCGGCGTTCCTTATGCCGGTGAGTCCGACGTGCACTTTGACGACTTCGGCATCGTGCTCCAGGCCGCCCGAGATGGCTTTGGCGTGGCACTCAGCGATGAGGTCGTTTCCGCACGCGATCTCAATGAAGGGCGCCTTGTTCAACCGCTTCAACTGAGTGTCCCTGCGCTTCACAATTATTATTGCATCTGCGCGGAAACAAGACGGGAGACTGTTGAAGTGACCTCGTTCATTAATTGGCTAATCGAGGAGGCCGCAATGCCTTAA
- a CDS encoding LysR substrate-binding domain-containing protein → MSRLPPYLQYLPAFEATARLGGVRLAAEELNLSPSAISLQLKKLSDVTGITLLQKSGRNVALTQAGRDFSQAVAISLGQLDTATRASRKLTAGDQPTSLSVSVPTALGIAWLTAILVDFAQAHGISDLTINEAITAAEVDWENNDLAIVYDNPPFAGKYWRSLSEVRLCAVCSPTLFPRLDLRNRDGKLSSVALLHEDDGGEWAKWSVAARITLEGNTRVRVNSVAQAIASAVQGRGVALVSDVLTRNFLSEGRLIQPFSTTINAEREYYIVCPVDRANDPVLRTLADRVVEQLRPVRD, encoded by the coding sequence ATGAGCCGCCTGCCGCCCTACCTTCAATATCTTCCGGCATTCGAAGCGACCGCGCGCCTCGGCGGAGTGCGGCTTGCCGCGGAGGAACTCAACCTCAGCCCGAGCGCGATTTCGTTGCAGCTCAAGAAGCTGAGCGATGTGACGGGCATTACCCTGTTACAGAAGTCGGGCCGGAATGTCGCCCTCACTCAGGCAGGCAGAGATTTTTCGCAGGCCGTCGCCATTTCCCTCGGTCAGCTCGATACGGCGACGCGAGCATCGCGGAAACTGACCGCCGGTGACCAACCCACTTCGCTGTCGGTTTCCGTACCGACTGCGCTCGGGATCGCATGGCTCACAGCGATCCTCGTTGATTTTGCTCAGGCGCACGGCATTTCCGACCTCACCATCAACGAGGCGATCACCGCCGCAGAGGTGGATTGGGAAAACAACGACCTAGCGATCGTCTACGATAACCCGCCTTTCGCCGGAAAATATTGGCGCTCGCTTAGCGAAGTCCGGCTCTGTGCCGTTTGCTCGCCGACCTTGTTCCCCCGACTCGACCTGCGCAATCGCGACGGAAAGCTGAGCTCCGTCGCGCTGCTGCATGAAGACGACGGTGGGGAATGGGCGAAATGGTCTGTTGCGGCCCGGATCACACTTGAGGGCAATACTCGAGTCCGGGTGAATTCAGTGGCCCAGGCGATTGCGTCCGCCGTTCAGGGCCGCGGCGTGGCGCTAGTGTCGGATGTGCTGACGCGAAACTTCCTGAGCGAAGGACGGCTTATCCAGCCGTTCTCCACTACGATCAATGCGGAACGGGAATATTATATTGTCTGCCCGGTTGACCGCGCGAACGACCCGGTCCTGCGAACGCTGGCGGATCGCGTGGTCGAGCAGTTGCGTCCAGTCCGGGATTAG
- a CDS encoding cysteine hydrolase family protein, which yields MISATPFDYPYDGNLDARKTALVIIDLQEDFLSTTGYFALQGYDPAPLRAILPAVNQLIAVCREAGIHIIHTRQGYRADLADMTPYEKWRRQRSGLEGTTALLRSSPGFQIVPELDVRPQDIIIDKTCNSAFTYTDFEHVLRAQGITHLLFTGCTTDVCVHTTLREACDRNFQCLTISDACASGDQYAHKAALHMVTVENGIFGALTDTAAVLEGLKNLGKSTK from the coding sequence ATGATCTCGGCAACACCATTCGACTACCCCTATGATGGCAATCTCGATGCGCGCAAGACGGCACTTGTTATCATCGATCTCCAAGAAGACTTCCTCTCCACTACGGGTTATTTCGCCCTGCAGGGTTACGATCCCGCGCCCCTTCGTGCGATCCTCCCCGCGGTGAACCAGCTCATTGCCGTCTGCCGCGAGGCCGGCATCCACATCATCCACACGCGGCAGGGCTATCGCGCAGACCTTGCCGACATGACCCCTTATGAAAAATGGCGCCGGCAGCGGTCTGGCCTTGAGGGCACCACAGCTCTCCTGCGCTCCAGCCCCGGTTTCCAGATCGTCCCCGAACTCGACGTCCGCCCCCAGGACATCATTATCGACAAGACCTGCAACAGCGCCTTCACCTACACCGATTTCGAGCATGTTTTGCGTGCGCAAGGCATCACCCACCTCTTGTTCACCGGCTGCACCACGGATGTCTGCGTTCACACGACGCTGCGCGAAGCCTGCGACCGGAATTTCCAGTGCCTGACGATCTCCGACGCCTGCGCCAGCGGCGACCAATATGCCCACAAGGCCGCCCTCCACATGGTCACCGTCGAGAACGGCATTTTTGGCGCGCTGACCGATACCGCGGCGGTTCTCGAAGGCCTGAAAAATCTCGGAAAATCCACGAAATGA
- a CDS encoding GYD domain-containing protein → MSETQKYVSLMRLTQKGLTELTDSAKRRKVSEDRVAALGGKSIAFYALLGTYDFMQVFEMPSNEAMMQYVLTARRDGHVEPLILPAFDTEAYGQILDAMDSR, encoded by the coding sequence ATGAGCGAGACCCAAAAATACGTTTCCTTGATGCGCCTCACGCAGAAGGGGCTCACTGAACTGACCGACAGCGCCAAGCGCCGCAAGGTCAGCGAGGATCGCGTGGCCGCTCTAGGGGGGAAATCGATCGCCTTCTACGCCCTGCTCGGGACCTATGATTTCATGCAGGTTTTCGAGATGCCGAGCAATGAAGCGATGATGCAATATGTGCTCACGGCGCGCCGGGATGGCCATGTGGAACCGCTCATCCTTCCGGCCTTTGATACTGAGGCATATGGCCAGATCCTCGACGCGATGGATAGTCGATAG
- a CDS encoding transporter substrate-binding domain-containing protein → MTKAILGTKTCRLACGVLAVLFGGGAALSADQKPEFVSGGVLKVCTSGEFPPMEYYQNPGDNDLVGFEIDVIDAIAKGWGAKADYVVGDFKGLLPSLDSKRCDLVASGILITPARLEKYDGIPYFGSHIVMVTAANDTETKFPADVSGKVMAIEAGTSYEKMVADLNAELNAAGKEPIQAQTYPSASGVIEQILVGRATATITQDTTAAYRMLQVPGRLAIPYTYEQSENYGIYLRKSDGDRQMLKDAIEALQANGEMKTLLQKWKLPETATEVSHDVN, encoded by the coding sequence ATGACGAAAGCAATACTGGGCACGAAAACGTGTCGTCTGGCATGCGGCGTCCTCGCCGTTCTTTTCGGCGGAGGTGCTGCACTTTCCGCCGACCAAAAACCGGAATTCGTATCAGGTGGCGTCTTGAAGGTTTGCACCAGCGGCGAATTCCCGCCGATGGAGTATTATCAAAATCCCGGCGACAATGACCTCGTGGGCTTTGAGATCGACGTCATCGACGCCATAGCCAAGGGATGGGGCGCAAAGGCGGATTATGTCGTCGGCGACTTCAAGGGCCTGCTGCCATCGCTCGATTCCAAGCGCTGCGACCTAGTCGCCAGCGGCATTCTGATCACGCCAGCCCGCCTGGAAAAATACGATGGCATTCCGTATTTCGGCTCGCACATCGTGATGGTCACGGCGGCGAATGACACGGAGACGAAGTTCCCCGCCGATGTCAGCGGTAAGGTTATGGCGATCGAGGCCGGCACCTCCTACGAAAAGATGGTCGCCGATCTCAATGCCGAACTCAATGCCGCCGGCAAAGAGCCAATCCAGGCGCAGACCTATCCCTCCGCCTCCGGCGTCATAGAGCAGATCCTCGTCGGTCGCGCCACCGCTACGATCACGCAGGATACGACGGCCGCCTATCGCATGCTTCAGGTGCCCGGCCGGTTGGCCATTCCCTACACCTACGAGCAAAGCGAAAACTACGGCATCTACCTACGCAAAAGCGATGGCGACCGGCAGATGCTGAAGGATGCAATTGAGGCCCTGCAGGCGAACGGCGAGATGAAAACGCTGCTCCAGAAATGGAAGTTGCCGGAAACCGCGACCGAAGTTTCCCACGACGTCAATTAA
- a CDS encoding amino acid ABC transporter permease: MFQLDLFLQAIFSAPLFKGALVTIGLSICVMAVSLVLGMGLGSMASSPRRSVRCLVTLYVWLFRGAPALLVLLFVWNGLPQISEVFRAGWFTPFVAAFLALSLIQIAYLAEVLRSAFAAVGRGQQEGAAALGMHRWQIFLVITMPQALRIAVPSLMNEFISLLKTTSLATVISLKELMTVSQFAIATSFRFLEWYGAALVYYLIIVSVLTLAQNRIEHVLSRGYR; the protein is encoded by the coding sequence TTGTTTCAGCTCGACCTCTTTCTGCAGGCTATCTTCAGTGCCCCCCTGTTCAAGGGGGCACTTGTGACGATCGGCCTTTCAATATGCGTCATGGCCGTCTCTCTCGTGCTCGGCATGGGGCTAGGCTCCATGGCGAGCTCACCGCGGCGCTCAGTTCGGTGCCTGGTCACGCTCTATGTCTGGCTGTTTCGCGGCGCACCCGCACTGCTCGTGCTGCTCTTCGTGTGGAATGGCCTGCCGCAAATCTCAGAAGTCTTTCGCGCCGGCTGGTTTACGCCCTTCGTCGCGGCTTTCCTTGCATTGTCGCTGATTCAGATCGCCTATTTGGCGGAAGTCCTGCGCAGCGCCTTTGCAGCGGTGGGGCGTGGGCAGCAGGAGGGAGCCGCCGCGCTTGGCATGCATCGCTGGCAGATTTTCCTGGTCATCACCATGCCGCAGGCGCTCAGGATCGCGGTTCCCTCGTTGATGAACGAGTTCATCTCGCTGTTGAAAACCACGTCGCTGGCGACTGTGATCTCGCTCAAGGAATTGATGACAGTCTCGCAATTCGCGATCGCCACGAGCTTCCGGTTCCTCGAATGGTATGGCGCAGCCCTTGTTTATTACCTGATTATCGTCTCGGTGCTGACGCTTGCCCAAAACCGCATCGAACATGTGCTTTCGCGCGGCTATCGCTGA
- a CDS encoding amino acid ABC transporter ATP-binding protein translates to MNTQTAIQVAGVSKWYGAFQVLKGIDLSVHKGQRIVICGPSGSGKSTLIRCMNRLEVHQEGSIVVNGIELTNQLKRIDRVRSDVGMVFQHFNLFPHLTVLENCTVAQCWVRKLPKRQAIEIAMKYLERVHIPEKANKYPGQLSGGQQQRVAIARALCMSPSIMLFDEPTSALDPEMVKEVLDTMISLADDGMTMVCVTHEMNFAREVASEVVFMDGGQIIERDKPDVLFSAPTHERTKRFLGKLLH, encoded by the coding sequence ATGAATACGCAAACCGCAATTCAGGTTGCTGGCGTCAGCAAATGGTACGGCGCCTTCCAAGTGCTCAAGGGCATTGATCTTTCCGTACACAAGGGGCAGCGCATCGTCATCTGTGGGCCGTCCGGGTCCGGCAAGTCGACGCTGATCCGCTGCATGAACCGCCTGGAAGTGCACCAGGAAGGCTCGATCGTCGTCAACGGCATCGAGCTCACCAACCAGCTCAAGCGCATTGATCGCGTTCGAAGCGACGTCGGAATGGTCTTCCAGCACTTCAACCTCTTCCCGCATCTAACAGTTCTGGAAAACTGCACGGTCGCCCAGTGCTGGGTGCGCAAGCTGCCGAAGAGGCAGGCGATCGAGATTGCCATGAAATACCTGGAGCGCGTGCACATTCCGGAAAAGGCCAATAAATATCCGGGTCAGCTTTCCGGTGGCCAGCAGCAACGTGTCGCTATCGCGCGCGCCCTTTGCATGAGCCCCAGCATCATGCTGTTCGACGAGCCCACATCGGCGCTTGACCCTGAAATGGTCAAGGAAGTGCTGGACACGATGATCTCGCTTGCCGACGATGGTATGACGATGGTCTGCGTCACCCACGAGATGAATTTCGCGCGCGAGGTCGCCAGCGAAGTCGTCTTCATGGATGGTGGTCAGATCATTGAGCGTGACAAGCCCGACGTTCTGTTTTCTGCGCCGACACACGAGCGCACGAAGCGCTTTCTCGGCAAGCTGCTACATTGA
- a CDS encoding MBL fold metallo-hydrolase: MSEVIVNNTGWFSKEAISDRLTLICEPHVHKFFRANIFHVIGKDADLVIDFGMGLANLRTELRIPLGKPVLAVATHVHVDHVGSFHEFDTRLGHEAEAEAFALMPDGDTLADYFRTQPGALTAAVPMGVTPDTYKIPPAALTTVLVENDVIDIGDACYTVLHLPGHSPGSIGLFDQTTGEFFSGDAIYQGGLVDDLPGCNIEAYKGTMKRLAELDVELVHGGHGTRFGKDRLREIAVSYLHSKGC, translated from the coding sequence TTGAGCGAGGTCATCGTGAACAATACTGGTTGGTTTTCAAAGGAAGCGATCTCGGATCGGTTGACCCTGATCTGCGAGCCGCATGTCCATAAATTTTTTCGGGCCAACATATTTCACGTCATTGGCAAGGATGCCGACCTCGTCATTGATTTCGGTATGGGTCTCGCCAACCTTAGAACCGAGTTGCGGATCCCGTTAGGCAAACCCGTGCTTGCGGTTGCAACCCACGTTCATGTCGATCATGTCGGCTCGTTCCACGAATTTGATACCCGGCTGGGCCACGAGGCCGAGGCCGAGGCGTTTGCACTCATGCCGGATGGCGATACGCTCGCCGACTATTTTCGTACCCAGCCAGGTGCCCTGACTGCGGCGGTGCCCATGGGTGTCACACCGGACACCTACAAAATCCCACCGGCAGCGCTCACCACGGTCCTGGTGGAGAACGACGTCATCGACATCGGCGACGCGTGTTACACGGTTCTGCATCTTCCCGGCCATTCTCCAGGTTCCATTGGTCTGTTCGACCAGACGACGGGGGAGTTCTTTAGCGGGGACGCCATATACCAGGGTGGCCTTGTGGATGATTTGCCGGGATGTAACATTGAAGCTTACAAAGGCACCATGAAACGCCTGGCAGAGCTTGACGTCGAACTCGTTCATGGCGGACACGGAACGAGGTTTGGTAAAGACCGGCTGCGCGAGATCGCCGTGAGCTACTTGCATTCGAAAGGATGCTGA
- a CDS encoding SIR2 family protein has product MTDADTAMENTSASIASTPATSGVTFLRHGEQATQQLDWEKGPEQVRKALAEALGARNVAFLLGAGCSSMVVDEKERGISTMMPLAKEFCHAAKGGQPWAFDSSDLSFLAGHGLKLDGEYVRNLERLMETLHALRFVLQCSDDQGDEEEVVRIEAMIGKVQAFLWERCTAGLFSKGDDTVLELYESFYRRLVLRDRSLPRPWIFTTNYDLFNERAMDRLGLPYANGFSGVVERRFNPSTFRYALAEQLDISNRKWSAVDGFVYLCKLHGSISWTEDDHGLFPIRETWPQTEPSKVMIFPTPAKQNSSLGSPYSDLFREFQSRIVREQSVLITMGFAFGDEHINNIIYQALTIPTFRLIIFAHPDSEGDIAKLRALSDPRIWIIGGPGPQNGPPAHYFSTIVKHLLPRQPSDRIDDAVKLVLQTMAKGSGHDKGAGDAD; this is encoded by the coding sequence ATGACCGATGCAGACACGGCCATGGAGAATACTTCGGCATCCATCGCCTCGACGCCTGCGACCAGTGGGGTCACATTCCTGAGGCACGGCGAGCAAGCAACCCAGCAGTTGGACTGGGAAAAGGGCCCCGAGCAGGTGCGCAAGGCGCTTGCCGAGGCGCTAGGAGCGCGCAACGTCGCCTTCTTGCTGGGCGCAGGCTGCTCGTCCATGGTCGTCGATGAAAAGGAGCGGGGCATCTCGACGATGATGCCGTTGGCGAAGGAGTTCTGCCACGCAGCGAAAGGCGGACAGCCTTGGGCATTCGATTCATCAGATTTGAGCTTTCTGGCCGGCCATGGGCTGAAGCTTGATGGCGAGTATGTCCGCAATCTCGAACGGCTGATGGAGACCCTGCACGCGCTGCGATTCGTCCTGCAGTGCAGTGATGACCAGGGTGACGAAGAGGAGGTCGTCAGAATCGAGGCGATGATCGGAAAGGTGCAGGCGTTCCTATGGGAGAGGTGCACCGCCGGACTGTTTTCGAAGGGTGATGACACCGTTCTGGAACTGTACGAATCCTTCTATCGGCGTCTTGTCCTTCGCGACAGATCGTTGCCACGGCCGTGGATATTCACCACCAACTACGATCTCTTCAACGAACGGGCGATGGACCGATTGGGTCTCCCGTACGCCAATGGCTTCTCGGGCGTCGTTGAACGCCGCTTCAATCCTTCGACATTTAGATACGCGCTCGCGGAACAACTGGACATTTCAAATCGGAAATGGTCAGCCGTCGATGGCTTTGTCTACCTTTGCAAGCTACACGGATCGATAAGTTGGACCGAGGACGATCACGGCTTGTTTCCCATCCGAGAGACTTGGCCGCAGACCGAACCCTCAAAGGTGATGATCTTTCCAACGCCGGCAAAGCAAAACTCGAGCCTGGGATCGCCCTACTCGGATCTGTTCAGGGAGTTTCAGTCGCGAATCGTGCGCGAGCAGAGCGTACTGATCACGATGGGCTTCGCCTTCGGCGACGAGCACATAAACAACATCATCTATCAAGCGCTGACCATCCCGACGTTCAGGCTGATTATCTTCGCCCATCCTGATTCTGAAGGCGACATCGCCAAGCTGCGCGCTCTAAGCGACCCGCGGATTTGGATCATCGGGGGACCAGGACCTCAGAACGGACCCCCCGCCCACTACTTCTCAACCATCGTGAAGCATTTGCTCCCTCGCCAACCGTCAGATCGCATAGACGACGCCGTTAAGCTGGTGCTTCAAACGATGGCCAAGGGCTCGGGCCATGACAAGGGAGCGGGCGATGCCGACTGA